One region of Eretmochelys imbricata isolate rEreImb1 chromosome 2, rEreImb1.hap1, whole genome shotgun sequence genomic DNA includes:
- the COA1 gene encoding cytochrome c oxidase assembly factor 1 homolog isoform X1, translating to MNRSEYEQEAARQLSNTSFYKPLPYDPTESYQKQLQHLLKKLPEKAQDQIRTDTPLEPRPGIFCLLPKIHKPGNPGRPIISGIGTLTAGLSGYVDSLLRPYATSTPSYLRDTTDFLRKLQSIGDLPDNTILATMDVEALYSNIPHKDGLQAVKNAIPDNVTANLVAELCDFVLTHNYFTFGDNVYLQISGTAMGTRMAPQYANIFMADLEQRFLSSRPLKPLLYLRYIDDIFIIWTHGKEALEEFHHDFNNFHPTINLSLVQSTQEIHFLDTTVLINNGHIYTTLYRKPTDRYSYLHALQLSP from the coding sequence atgaataggtcggaatatgaacaagaggctgctcggcagctctccaacacgagtttctataagccattaccctatgatcccactgagagttaccaaaagcaactacagcatttgctcaagaaacttcctgaaaaagcacaagatcaaatccgcacagacacacccctggaaccccgacctgggatattctgtctactacccaagatccataaacctggaaatcctgggcgccccatcatctcaggcattggcaccctgacagcaggattgtctggctatgtagactccctcctcaggccctacgctaccagcactcccagctaccttcgagacaccactgacttcctgaggaaacttcaatccatcggtgatcttcctgataacaccatcctggccactatggatgtagaagccctctacagcaacattccacacaaagatggactacaagccgtcaagaacgctatccccgataatgtcacggctaacctggtggctgaactttgtgactttgtccttacccataactattttacatttggggacaatgtataccttcagatcagtggcactgctatgggtacccgcatggccccacagtatgccaacatttttatggctgatttagaacaacgcttcctcagctctcgtcccctaaagcccctactctatttgcgctatattgatgacatcttcatcatctggacccatggaaaagaagcccttgaggaattccaccatgatttcaacaatttccatcccaccatcaacctcagcctggtccagtccacacaagagatccacttcctggacactacagtgctcataaacaatggtcacatatacaccaccctataccggaaacctactgaccgctattcctacctgcatgccctccagctttcaccctga